ACCGCAGTAAGATTCAGCGAGATGTTGGTTTTGGTAAATTTTACGTCTGCCAGCTGTAAGCTCGTGCCGTTAGGATGGACGGCTTCAAGAGTCGTTTGAGCGGAGGTGGAAAATTGAGCTAGGACGCGAGGTGAGATTGCTAGCGGCACTGAAGCGAGTACCGAACTAGACAGCAGCAGGGCAAGTAGTCTTTTCATAGTTTTAGTTCCTCTAGAACTAAATTGAGGAGACAAAATCAATAGACTAAGCTGAGTTTGAAATGCGATTGATGATGTGCCGATTGACACAGCAATTGTAAGCGATCGCCCTGCCAAATCGTGGAGAGTTTAGATTGCGTTAACTATCGATTAACTTGCCGATCTGCTTTACTATACAGAATTCACTTTTTTGTCATAGCGATCGCTCAAGTTCGCTCAAAACCCATACTCTCACAGTGGTTGGCGCGGTCTAACGGTTGAGATGATGTATGGCGAAACCGCCAATGTCAACGCAAAATTTTATGAAAGACGTAAATAACAAAGTCGCTGTTTCGCCCTCACGTCCATTGATTTGTTGTGCCGCACCGTTATTTTCAAAAGCAAATATCTTATGAAGTGCGATTGTCAGAACAACTAACAGCTCAAGATTTCGTCGCTAATTGGATGTTCCAGCCTTCTGAATTGTCGCTTGTATTGTTTCGCTCTCGCCGAGTTCATAAAGACTTATCAAATTGTTCTCGATTGTGAAGATTTGCCGAACAGTCATATCCGCGAGCAAATTGCCTTGCAAATCTCTAATGATTTGATGAACTGTTACGACATCTCTATTGTTATCATCCGTTTCGTAATTTAATGGTTCGAGTTGCGGTTGAATAATCTTGAATTGATTCGTCCAATACTCGCGCACTGCGTCGCGCCCGTAAACGAAACCGCCTTCCATTCCGTTCGCCCATTTTACGTCCGGTTGCATAAACGAAATGATTGTTTCAATTTCGCGCTTGTTGAAAGCATTGTAAAGATTTTGTAGAAATTGTTGTTGATTTGAACTCATAGTTCTTGAATATACATCACGAACTTTGTCAAAACAAGAAAGCGACACGAACTTTGTCAAAACAAGAAAGCGACACAACGGCTCAAATCAGCGGCGGCTAGTGACTTATGATTTCTGACAATAACCTTTATTCCGCCGCTGCAACGACTTGTTGGGCTGCTGTCCC
This window of the Chroococcidiopsis thermalis PCC 7203 genome carries:
- a CDS encoding nuclear transport factor 2 family protein gives rise to the protein MSSNQQQFLQNLYNAFNKREIETIISFMQPDVKWANGMEGGFVYGRDAVREYWTNQFKIIQPQLEPLNYETDDNNRDVVTVHQIIRDLQGNLLADMTVRQIFTIENNLISLYELGESETIQATIQKAGTSN